The Cucurbita pepo subsp. pepo cultivar mu-cu-16 chromosome LG08, ASM280686v2, whole genome shotgun sequence genome contains a region encoding:
- the LOC111800703 gene encoding uncharacterized protein LOC111800703 isoform X1: MEDLISNFNKTLAPFCNHLQNSCNALKQSVDRRPIPLDSASSTFIQSLNRRVSAVSVDLSLLESRSLETVSLEELLGHVSEVYKKNESDLQEIQKQLKGVGYVPEFEIDEEDENYNHALTSGLRFELSSSKDGLNIPSSYQRSVSMTGLAKHNFEDDILLDDSLSLQNAGLSDVCLATLASEGNSRFDDPYADFHTPKKFLGKPLDSNFPCQSAAQIGVSEAEEGEDYLKYEEAISPSIKLSKDDFESIPSYMKSLASWEDLIVAVEKINSCLKMKAKGENYIFQDEVSSMGLGPKARSFLMILVRMKRVVVETVDDQISYRVL, from the exons atggagGATCTGATATCGAACTTCAACAAAACCCTAGCGCCATTTTGCAACCATCTTCAAAACAGCTGCAATGCCCTCAAGCAGTCCGTCGATCGCCGCCCCATTCCTCTCG ATTCGGCATCATCGACCTTCATACAATCTCTCAACCGCCGCGTGTCGGCTGTTAGTGTTGATCTCAGTTTGCTCGAATCAAGGTCCTTAGAAACAGTATCCCTTGAGGAGCTGTTAGGGCACGTCAGTGAAGTTTACAAGAAGAACGAAAGCGATCTCCAAGAGATACAAAAGCAGCTTAAGGGCGTCGGATACGTTCCAG AGTTCGAGATcgatgaagaagacgaaaaTTATAACCATGCATTAACATCTGGATTGCGTTTCGAGCTTTCAAGCTCCAAGGATGGATTGAACATACCGTCTTCATACCAGAGATCGGTCTCTATGACAGGACTTGCCAAGcataatttcgaagatgacaTACT ACTCGATGACTCTTTAAGTTTACAAAATGCTGGGCTTTCAGATGTTTGTCTGGCTACATTAGCATCTGAAG GTAACTCCAGGTTTGATGATCCGTATGCGGATTTTCATACCCCGAAAAA gttCTTAGGGAAACCACTTGACTCCAATTTTCCATGCCAATCTGCTGCACAAATTGGAGTGTCTGAAG CAGAGGAAGGTGAAGATTACTTGAAATATGAAGAAGCCATTTCACCTTCAATTAAGCTATCAAAGGATGACTTTGAAAGTATCCCATCATATATGAAGAGCCTAGCATCATGGGAG GACCTCATCGTGGCCGTTGAGAAGATCAACTCATGTCTGAAAATGAAAGCCAAGGGAGAAAATTACATCTTTCAAGACGAAGTTTCATCAATGGGCCTTG GTCCCAAAGCGAGATCTTTTCTGATGATACTTGTGCGAATGAAGCGGGTTGTTGTGGAGACGGTTGATGATCAGATATCCTACAGGGTCCTATAG
- the LOC111800703 gene encoding uncharacterized protein LOC111800703 isoform X2, with protein MEDLISNFNKTLAPFCNHLQNSCNALKQSVDRRPIPLDSASSTFIQSLNRRVSAVSVDLSLLESRSLETVSLEELLGHVSEVYKKNESDLQEIQKQLKGVGYVPEFEIDEEDENYNHALTSGLRFELSSSKDGLNIPSSYQRSVSMTGLAKHNFEDDILLDDSLSLQNAGLSDVCLATLASEGNSRFDDPYADFHTPKKFLGKPLDSNFPCQSAAQIGVSEEEGEDYLKYEEAISPSIKLSKDDFESIPSYMKSLASWEDLIVAVEKINSCLKMKAKGENYIFQDEVSSMGLGPKARSFLMILVRMKRVVVETVDDQISYRVL; from the exons atggagGATCTGATATCGAACTTCAACAAAACCCTAGCGCCATTTTGCAACCATCTTCAAAACAGCTGCAATGCCCTCAAGCAGTCCGTCGATCGCCGCCCCATTCCTCTCG ATTCGGCATCATCGACCTTCATACAATCTCTCAACCGCCGCGTGTCGGCTGTTAGTGTTGATCTCAGTTTGCTCGAATCAAGGTCCTTAGAAACAGTATCCCTTGAGGAGCTGTTAGGGCACGTCAGTGAAGTTTACAAGAAGAACGAAAGCGATCTCCAAGAGATACAAAAGCAGCTTAAGGGCGTCGGATACGTTCCAG AGTTCGAGATcgatgaagaagacgaaaaTTATAACCATGCATTAACATCTGGATTGCGTTTCGAGCTTTCAAGCTCCAAGGATGGATTGAACATACCGTCTTCATACCAGAGATCGGTCTCTATGACAGGACTTGCCAAGcataatttcgaagatgacaTACT ACTCGATGACTCTTTAAGTTTACAAAATGCTGGGCTTTCAGATGTTTGTCTGGCTACATTAGCATCTGAAG GTAACTCCAGGTTTGATGATCCGTATGCGGATTTTCATACCCCGAAAAA gttCTTAGGGAAACCACTTGACTCCAATTTTCCATGCCAATCTGCTGCACAAATTGGAGTGTCTGAAG AGGAAGGTGAAGATTACTTGAAATATGAAGAAGCCATTTCACCTTCAATTAAGCTATCAAAGGATGACTTTGAAAGTATCCCATCATATATGAAGAGCCTAGCATCATGGGAG GACCTCATCGTGGCCGTTGAGAAGATCAACTCATGTCTGAAAATGAAAGCCAAGGGAGAAAATTACATCTTTCAAGACGAAGTTTCATCAATGGGCCTTG GTCCCAAAGCGAGATCTTTTCTGATGATACTTGTGCGAATGAAGCGGGTTGTTGTGGAGACGGTTGATGATCAGATATCCTACAGGGTCCTATAG
- the LOC111800317 gene encoding probable glutamate carboxypeptidase AMP1, whose product MAPPPLKQLTTLCSSKPSPVTTLLFFIIICVLGFYTFHSSSSSSFSVTSSLRNSVRYRQFLLSSASNYTVASYLRSLTLHPHLAGTEPSSETVRYVESHFRDLGFETHSIRYDALLSYPKYASLTARLPNGSVVQIPLSENVEGVVKPYHAYSPSGTAYGVAVFVNYGRDEDYRALAAMGVTVAGCIAVARKGEFPRGVVVAKAEANGVKGVLLYADSDGYRQGFERGTVMRGIGDPLSPGWAAIDGAERLNLNDSEVLRKFPKIPSMPLSAEAAEIILSSLDTASVPPEWRDTTIKLGTAAVGPGGPTYLNFTYQGERKIATIHNVLAVIKGLEEPDRFVIMGNHRDAWSFGAVDPNSGTAALLDIARRFALLRKLGWSPRRTLLLCSWDAEEFGMIGSTEWVEQNIVNLGTKAVAYLNVDCAVQGPGFFSGATPQLDDLLHEVTAQVEDPDVKGATVYDTWTATNGIANIERLGALNSDFAAFVQHAGVPSIDVYYGRDFPVYHTAFDTYDWMASYGDPLFHRHAAVGSIWGLLALRLADDLILPFSYVSYANQLQAYRDILNDILDGSVSLQPLSTSIHEFKSAAEEIENEAKRLREQETFTAVALFQTRALNDRLMLAERGFLDVDGLRGRTWFKHLVYGPSSDYESALAYFPGIADAISESTKMNQSEGQGVIQHEIWRVVRAITRAAAALKGELS is encoded by the exons ATGGCTCCGCCGCCATTGAAGCAGCTTACGACCTTGTGTTCATCGAAACCTTCTCCCGTAACGACCCTTCTCTTCTTTATCATCATCTGCGTTTTGGGTTTTTACACATTTCATTCTTCGAGCTCCTCGTCGTTCTCTGTAACTTCGAGTTTGAGAAATTCCGTCCGGTACCGGCAGTTTCTTCTTTCATCGGCGTCGAACTACACCGTCGCGTCGTATCTCCGGTCGCTTACTCTTCATCCCCATCTCGCTGGAACGGAACCCTCGTCGGAAACAGTCCGATATGTGGAGTCTCATTTCCGGGATCTCGGGTTCGAAACGCACTCGATTCGCTACGATGCTCTGCTTTCTTACCCTAAATACGCTTCTCTTACGGCTCGATTGCCGAATGGAAGTGTTGTTCAAATTCCGTTATCGGAGAATGTTGAGGGCGTAGTTAAGCCGTACCACGCGTATTCGCCGTCTGGTACGGCGTACGGCGTGGCGGTATTTGTAAACTACGGCCGAGATGAAGACTACCGGGCTCTGGCGGCGATGGGTGTCACCGTCGCTGGATGCATTGCGGTGGCGAGAAAAGGGGAATTTCCGAGGGGTGTGGTGGTGGCGAAGGCGGAGGCTAATGGGGTAAAAGGGGTTCTATTGTACGCCGACAGCGACGGGTATAGACAGGGGTTTGAGAGAGGTACAGTGATGAGGGGAATTGGGGACCCACTCAGCCCTGGTTGGGCAGCCATTGATGGAGCTGAGAGGTTGAATTTGAACGACAGTGAAGTTTTGAGAAAGTTTCCCAAAATTCCTTCCATGCCTTTGTCGGCTGAGGCAGCTGAGATCATTTTGAGTTCATTGGACACTGCTTCCGTACCGCCGGAGTGGCGGGACACCACAATCAAGCTCGGGACGGCGGCGGTGGGGCCTGGTGGTCCGACATATCTCAACTTCACTTACCAG GGGGAGAGAAAAATAGCAACAATCCATAATGTCTTAGCTGTCATAAAGGGGTTAGAAGAGCCCGATCGCTTTGTGATTATGGGTAATCATAGAGATGCATGGAGTTTCGGGGCAGTTGACCCGAACAGTGGAACAGCAGCCTTACTTGACATTGCACGTCGATTTGCTCTTTTGAGAAAGTTGGGATGGAGCCCTCGAAGAACACTTCTTCTTTGCAGTTGGGATGCTGAAGAATTCGGTATG ATAGGATCTACTGAATGGGTTGAGCAAAACATTGTGAACCTTGGAACCAAAGCTGTGGCCTACCTTAATGTAGATTGTGCAGTTCAGGGACCAGGGTTCTTTTCTGGTGCAACCCCTCAGCTAGATGATCTCCTCCATGAGGTTACTGCACAG GTCGAGGATCCTGATGTGAAAGGTGCAACTGTGTACGACACGTGGACCGCCACAAATGGAATCGCCAAT ATTGAAAGACTTGGTGCCCTGAATTCTGATTTTGCTGCATTTGTGCAACATGCAGGAGTTCCTTCTATTGATGTGTATTATGGAAGAG ATTTTCCTGTATATCATACTGCCTTCGACACGTATGATTGGATGGCGAGTTATGGAGACCCGTTGTTTCATCGACATGCGGCTG TTGGCAGCATCTGGGGACTGCTAGCCCTTCGACTTGCTGACGATTTGATTCTCCCTTTCAGTTATGTCTCCTACGCGAATCAGCTACAG GCATACAGAGATATACTGAACGATATCTTAGATGGAAGCGTATCGTTGCAACCATTATCAACGTCCATCCATGAATTCAAGTCCGCTGCCGAGGAAATTGAGAACGAAGCAAAG AGATTGAGAGAGCAAGAAACTTTTACTGCTGTGGCATTGTTTCAAACGCGAGCGTTAAACGATCGTTTGATGCTGGCCGAAAGAGGGTTCTTGGACGTTGATGGGCTTCGAGGCCGTACATGGTTCAAGCATCTT GTTTACGGGCCATCGAGTGACTATGAGAGTGCACTGGCTTACTTCCCGGGTATTGCGGACGCAATTTCCGAGTCGACGAAAATGAACCAAAGTGAAGGGCAGGGTGTAATTCAGCATGAGATCTGGAGAGTGGTTAGAGCCATTACAAGGGCTGCTGCTGCACTTAAAGGTGAGCTCtcatga